Proteins encoded in a region of the Vicia villosa cultivar HV-30 ecotype Madison, WI unplaced genomic scaffold, Vvil1.0 ctg.001205F_1_1, whole genome shotgun sequence genome:
- the LOC131634013 gene encoding uncharacterized protein LOC131634013: MPPKKSKKKNISTQDEITQPQFTQPQTNQSQPIPYLTQPQPTPPQPIPYLIQPQLTHPQPSPHIIQLTQPKPSPHIIQLTQYQAQPQPQTIPYPSRPQLTQLRPQPQPIPHPIRSQLTQPLSRSISQSHHSHARPHSTQSHPLPTQPQPNQPQSRSWPKPTQSHTQPSQPQPNQPQSRPIPSQLHPSQP; the protein is encoded by the coding sequence ATGCCGCCAAAAAAGTCCAAGAAGAAGAATATATCAACTCAAGATGAAATCACACAACCTCAATTCACTCAACCCCAAACCAATCAATCCCAACCTATTCCATATCTTACTCAACCCCAACCCACTCCACCTCAACCTATTCCATATCTTATTCAACCTCAACTCACTCACCCCCAACCTAGTCCTCATATCATTCAACTCACTCAACCCAAACCTAGTCCTCATATCATTCAACTCACTCAATATCAAGCTCAACCTCAACCCCAAACTATTCCATATCCAAGTAGGCCTCAACTCACTCAACTCCGACCACAACCCCAACCTATTCCACATCCAATTCGATCTCAACTCACTCAACCACTGTCTAGATCTATATCCCAATCCCATCATTCTCATGCTCGTCCTCATTCCACCCAATCTCACCCTTTACCAACTCAACCCCAACCCAATCAACCTCAATCTCGATCATGGCCTAAACCCACCCAATCTCACACTCAACCTTCTCAACCTCAACCTAATCAACCTCAATCTCGACCTATCCCTTCTCAACTTCATCCTAGTCAACCTTAA